A single genomic interval of Antarcticibacterium arcticum harbors:
- a CDS encoding cation:proton antiporter, which produces MKEHYLILAALGFATLVMAWLPSISKRIKVSFPIILLFIGFLLYFLGTPLSWPDPLWNDTGLMYFSEAIVIISLMGAGLKIGQVFSYRAWKRPLLLVFVTMPICIASAYFLGVYFLALSVPSSLLLAAILAPTDPVLAAEIQLDEPTREKEPEDKRRFTLTTEAGLNDGMAFPFTYLAVMVAQAGGWAALNFSNWFWDKLLLKIIIGVVLGIVIGRLIGFLLDRLNVVTGIKTFDGFVSLSLTFMTYGVTELLHGYGFLAVFFVGITLRYYEKISGDYKKKMHDFIHEIERLLLVVWIILFGGSILNGVLTLTDWKGVFFALLMVLVIRPLAGLIGLAGIKDSIQTKLAISFLGIRGIGSVFYLAWAFTQYNDFDNKFELYAITAYVILISVVVHGLSAPSIINYFEKRGRKDPPEA; this is translated from the coding sequence ATGAAAGAACATTACTTAATCCTGGCGGCTTTGGGATTTGCGACCCTGGTGATGGCCTGGCTCCCTTCTATTTCAAAAAGAATAAAAGTTAGTTTCCCTATAATTTTATTGTTTATTGGTTTCCTGCTTTATTTCCTGGGCACTCCCCTAAGTTGGCCTGATCCACTCTGGAATGACACCGGGTTAATGTATTTTTCTGAAGCTATTGTGATCATTTCCCTTATGGGAGCGGGATTAAAAATAGGTCAGGTATTTTCCTACCGCGCCTGGAAAAGGCCCTTATTGTTAGTTTTTGTAACAATGCCTATATGCATTGCCTCTGCCTATTTTCTAGGGGTGTATTTTCTGGCATTAAGTGTTCCCTCCTCACTTTTACTGGCGGCAATCCTGGCACCTACAGATCCTGTTCTGGCCGCCGAGATCCAGTTGGATGAACCCACCCGGGAAAAAGAACCGGAAGATAAGCGGCGGTTCACGCTTACTACCGAGGCCGGACTTAATGACGGGATGGCTTTTCCTTTTACATACCTGGCCGTAATGGTGGCCCAAGCCGGCGGCTGGGCCGCACTCAATTTTTCCAATTGGTTTTGGGACAAATTGCTGCTCAAAATAATTATTGGGGTGGTATTGGGTATAGTAATTGGCCGGTTAATTGGCTTTTTACTTGACAGGCTTAATGTGGTCACCGGAATCAAAACTTTTGACGGTTTTGTATCCCTTTCACTTACGTTTATGACCTATGGTGTAACAGAGCTTCTTCACGGCTACGGCTTTCTGGCTGTATTCTTTGTAGGGATCACGCTTAGATATTATGAAAAGATAAGTGGCGATTATAAAAAGAAAATGCACGATTTCATTCACGAAATCGAAAGGCTACTGCTGGTGGTGTGGATCATACTTTTTGGGGGTTCTATTTTAAACGGGGTTTTGACCCTTACCGACTGGAAAGGGGTATTCTTTGCCCTGTTGATGGTGCTGGTCATAAGGCCCCTTGCAGGACTCATTGGCCTTGCCGGGATTAAGGATTCAATTCAAACCAAACTGGCAATAAGTTTTCTCGGTATTCGTGGAATTGGTTCTGTTTTCTACCTGGCCTGGGCATTTACACAGTACAATGATTTTGACAACAAATTTGAACTCTATGCTATTACTGCCTATGTGATCCTTATTTCAGTAGTGGTCCACGGTTTGAGTGCGCCGTCCATCATTAATTATTTTGAGAAGAGAGGAAGAAAAGATCCGCCGGAAGCTTAG
- a CDS encoding single-stranded DNA-binding protein — MNALRNKVQLIGRVGQDPEILNLETGKKLAKFSIATNDNYTNAKGEKVEHTEWHNVVAWGKTAGIIEQFVNKGKEIAVEGKLTTRSWEDKEGQKRYITEVVCSELLLLSK; from the coding sequence ATGAACGCACTTAGAAACAAAGTACAGTTGATTGGAAGAGTAGGACAAGATCCTGAGATCTTAAATCTGGAAACCGGAAAGAAACTGGCAAAATTCTCTATTGCTACCAATGACAATTACACCAATGCAAAGGGTGAAAAAGTGGAACACACAGAATGGCACAATGTGGTAGCCTGGGGAAAGACCGCTGGGATCATTGAACAATTTGTGAACAAGGGAAAAGAGATAGCCGTTGAAGGAAAACTCACCACCCGTTCCTGGGAAGACAAAGAAGGCCAGAAGCGGTATATCACAGAGGTGGTATGCAGTGAACTTCTTTTGCTGAGCAAATAA
- a CDS encoding HPF/RaiA family ribosome-associated protein, with product MTINIQYVKMPFSESMTEFIINKLNKLGDRYQWIVKAKVFFKRENDPSGNGRICEIELSMPGSQIFASSSEHNFELAAKETTLEIERQLQKRKAVLKAH from the coding sequence ATGACAATCAATATACAATATGTGAAGATGCCCTTTAGCGAATCGATGACCGAATTTATCATTAATAAGCTGAATAAATTGGGAGATAGATACCAATGGATCGTGAAGGCCAAAGTATTTTTTAAACGAGAGAACGATCCTTCCGGAAACGGCAGGATTTGCGAAATAGAATTAAGTATGCCCGGGTCACAAATATTTGCATCAAGCAGTGAACACAATTTTGAATTAGCCGCAAAAGAAACCACCCTTGAAATTGAAAGACAGCTTCAAAAAAGAAAAGCTGTTTTAAAGGCCCATTAA
- a CDS encoding DUF456 domain-containing protein, translating to MDLLLVTLGGILMIVGILGSFLPVLPGVPVSWLGLLLLFLAPSLPMDYWFLGLTFIVAVFIYALNWIIPALGTKRFGGSRAGMIGATIGLVAGIIAPIPFGVIIGPFVGAFIGEIMNNSDRKLALKAAFGSFIGFLASSFMEFMVAFGFLILFLWKVWDFREVLF from the coding sequence ATGGATCTGCTATTAGTAACACTGGGAGGTATTTTAATGATCGTGGGAATTTTAGGTAGCTTTCTACCGGTGCTTCCGGGCGTACCTGTTTCCTGGCTTGGGTTATTACTGCTATTTCTGGCCCCTTCCCTTCCTATGGATTATTGGTTTTTGGGATTAACTTTTATAGTTGCGGTATTTATTTACGCGCTCAACTGGATCATTCCCGCTTTGGGCACCAAACGCTTTGGGGGTAGCCGCGCGGGTATGATTGGTGCCACTATTGGTTTGGTGGCAGGTATTATTGCGCCCATTCCTTTTGGAGTGATCATTGGCCCATTTGTAGGGGCATTTATTGGGGAAATAATGAATAACAGCGACCGGAAACTCGCCCTGAAAGCTGCTTTTGGTTCATTTATAGGTTTTCTGGCCTCTAGTTTTATGGAGTTTATGGTGGCCTTTGGCTTCCTCATATTATTCCTTTGGAAGGTTTGGGATTTTCGAGAGGTGTTGTTTTAA
- a CDS encoding BlaI/MecI/CopY family transcriptional regulator: protein MKQLTKAEEEIMQILWQLKKANVAEVIEEMPEPKPAYNTVSTIIRILESKEFVGHEKQGKGYNYFPLVDKETYSNQSMNKLMDNYFNGSFKSMVSFFVKKNDLDTKELEAILKEINKKEE, encoded by the coding sequence ATGAAACAACTCACCAAAGCCGAAGAAGAGATCATGCAAATACTTTGGCAACTTAAAAAAGCCAACGTTGCAGAGGTTATTGAAGAAATGCCGGAGCCAAAGCCGGCCTATAATACGGTTTCCACAATTATCCGCATCCTGGAAAGCAAGGAATTTGTGGGTCACGAGAAACAGGGGAAGGGTTACAATTATTTCCCGTTGGTAGATAAGGAAACCTACAGCAACCAAAGCATGAACAAGCTTATGGATAATTATTTTAACGGCTCCTTTAAAAGCATGGTGTCATTTTTTGTAAAAAAGAACGACCTGGACACCAAAGAACTGGAAGCTATATTGAAGGAGATCAATAAAAAAGAAGAATAA
- a CDS encoding M56 family metallopeptidase, with amino-acid sequence MIAYILNVVLFQLLFLLVYEVMLKKETFFSYNRWYLLATSVISLLLPLVKIEAFAFFIPAEALPGISTIWLPEVLIGEAPAAASTSINTEAEILKVNWWLVTYGTGVAASLFLFFRKYQNLSRLFRFKTLTAEGEVRIIEIPNSTLACTFYRTVFIGDKLTETERQNILSHELVHVKEGHSLDLIFFEVLKVVFWFNPLVYIYQIKIAAVHEFIADAAVVETSGRRSYYEQLLNSAFNTKNISFINQFFNHSLIKKRIVMLQKSRSKSISKARYFIVFPIILAMLTIVACSVEKLPAEAEITKSEERAIFIKVADFKNQTAEEKERIAKALEGMSTNSNYDQVHITDGKKSMIMAKDPSTGRPQIVIENIEGGIKTERRINPDYKDDALPFAIIEEVPVFSGCEALPTNEERKKCMAEKVSEFVARNFNTGLGKELGLKGVNRVIAVFKISSDGDITDVRARAPHPALEAEAIRVISSLPQMTPGKHEGNNVAVSYSLPIVFQVAESEEQKQGQ; translated from the coding sequence ATGATAGCTTATATTCTAAATGTCGTCCTGTTTCAACTCCTTTTTTTACTGGTGTATGAAGTAATGCTGAAAAAAGAAACCTTTTTCAGTTACAACCGCTGGTACCTGCTTGCAACATCTGTGATTTCATTATTGTTGCCGCTGGTAAAAATTGAAGCGTTTGCATTTTTTATTCCTGCGGAAGCTTTGCCCGGGATCTCCACGATCTGGCTGCCGGAGGTTCTTATAGGAGAAGCACCCGCTGCAGCTTCAACTTCCATAAATACTGAAGCCGAAATATTAAAGGTCAACTGGTGGCTCGTTACCTATGGTACGGGAGTGGCTGCGAGCTTGTTTCTATTCTTCAGAAAGTATCAAAATTTAAGCAGACTGTTCAGGTTCAAAACCCTTACTGCTGAAGGAGAAGTGCGTATCATTGAAATTCCCAATTCCACTTTGGCCTGCACCTTTTACAGGACCGTTTTTATAGGAGACAAGTTAACAGAAACGGAAAGACAAAACATTCTATCCCATGAACTGGTTCACGTAAAAGAGGGGCACAGCCTGGATCTCATTTTCTTTGAAGTACTTAAAGTGGTCTTTTGGTTCAATCCTCTTGTATATATCTATCAAATTAAAATTGCCGCCGTGCACGAGTTCATCGCCGATGCAGCCGTGGTTGAAACTTCCGGGAGGCGCAGCTATTATGAGCAGTTGCTCAACAGCGCCTTCAACACCAAAAATATTTCATTCATCAATCAATTTTTCAATCATTCATTAATCAAAAAACGAATCGTTATGTTACAGAAATCAAGATCAAAATCAATTTCAAAAGCCCGGTATTTTATTGTATTCCCTATAATACTGGCTATGCTCACAATTGTGGCATGTTCTGTAGAAAAACTGCCGGCTGAAGCTGAAATAACTAAAAGTGAAGAAAGGGCGATCTTCATAAAAGTCGCCGATTTCAAAAACCAGACAGCAGAAGAAAAAGAGAGAATTGCAAAAGCCCTGGAGGGAATGAGCACAAATTCAAACTATGACCAGGTTCATATCACAGATGGGAAAAAGAGTATGATTATGGCAAAAGATCCTTCCACCGGACGACCTCAAATTGTAATTGAAAATATTGAGGGGGGAATAAAAACTGAACGCAGAATAAATCCGGATTATAAAGATGACGCTCTCCCCTTTGCAATAATAGAGGAGGTCCCAGTATTTTCAGGGTGCGAAGCACTGCCCACCAATGAGGAACGTAAAAAATGTATGGCAGAAAAGGTTTCGGAATTCGTAGCAAGGAATTTTAATACCGGCTTGGGGAAGGAATTAGGATTAAAAGGAGTAAACAGGGTTATTGCGGTATTTAAAATAAGTTCAGATGGAGATATTACAGATGTTCGGGCCCGAGCTCCACATCCTGCTCTTGAGGCAGAAGCCATAAGGGTGATTTCAAGCCTGCCTCAAATGACCCCGGGGAAACACGAAGGAAATAATGTAGCGGTTTCCTACTCCTTACCTATAGTATTCCAGGTAGCGGAGAGCGAAGAGCAAAAACAAGGTCAGTAG
- a CDS encoding tetratricopeptide repeat protein, with translation MLVVKAGAQTPALTFADSLYAVGNSAEAIKTLEEVSPKSPVVYSKLARYQSATGNLDAALTNYEILLNQEPGRVLTAMDYAATLIKKGRLESADSLYSLLSQSYPKNANFVFQQGVIRELQKDSSAIDYFKQVIHLDNTHREALYKLAKNELQRKQYNMAVFYSQMGLEHYPTNASLLSILAQTYMRQNRYHLAIPTFEEIIAQGQGNEFVHSRLGFAYYNEGFFEKAIENYKSALEFEDRNSDSHYNLGKLYALTGDLERSETHLLMAILIKKQPVDAEYLSLGLTYKLKKDHKRALEYLNKALEENPGNERALYEKAVAADNYFKDLQTKIDHYRAYLNKFEGKGNDDMIYLAKTRLSDLKKEQHLSK, from the coding sequence ATGTTAGTGGTTAAAGCCGGGGCACAAACCCCGGCTTTAACTTTTGCAGATAGCTTATACGCTGTTGGTAATTCTGCGGAAGCTATTAAAACGCTGGAAGAGGTCTCTCCAAAATCTCCAGTGGTATATTCAAAACTAGCCAGGTACCAGAGTGCCACAGGAAATCTGGATGCCGCCCTTACCAATTATGAAATTTTACTCAATCAAGAGCCCGGGAGGGTCCTTACCGCGATGGATTACGCCGCAACCCTAATTAAAAAAGGCCGATTAGAGTCGGCAGACAGTTTATATTCCCTGCTTTCTCAGAGCTATCCTAAAAATGCCAATTTTGTTTTTCAGCAGGGCGTAATAAGGGAATTACAGAAGGACAGTAGTGCGATAGATTATTTCAAGCAAGTAATACACCTGGACAACACGCATAGGGAGGCACTTTATAAACTGGCAAAAAATGAATTACAGCGCAAACAATACAATATGGCGGTATTTTACAGCCAGATGGGTTTGGAGCATTACCCTACCAATGCCTCCCTTCTGTCAATTCTGGCACAAACCTATATGCGGCAAAACAGATACCATCTTGCCATTCCCACCTTTGAAGAAATTATAGCGCAGGGGCAGGGTAATGAATTTGTGCATTCCCGGTTGGGTTTTGCATATTATAATGAGGGGTTTTTTGAAAAGGCGATTGAGAATTATAAATCTGCCCTGGAATTTGAGGACCGGAATTCTGATTCTCATTATAACCTGGGAAAACTTTATGCACTCACCGGCGATCTTGAAAGATCTGAAACCCATTTGCTTATGGCGATCCTTATTAAAAAGCAGCCGGTAGATGCGGAATACTTAAGTTTAGGATTAACATATAAACTTAAAAAGGACCACAAGCGCGCACTGGAATATTTAAATAAAGCCCTGGAAGAAAATCCCGGCAATGAAAGGGCTCTTTATGAAAAGGCGGTAGCAGCCGATAATTATTTTAAAGACCTGCAAACAAAAATTGATCATTACCGGGCATATTTAAATAAATTTGAAGGGAAAGGGAATGACGATATGATCTATTTGGCAAAAACCAGGTTGAGCGATTTGAAAAAGGAACAGCACCTGAGTAAGTGA
- a CDS encoding ASCH domain-containing protein, whose translation MKTIEQYWKEFQAKNPCYLKEEQPHSYYYCDNKKDADECAELVVQGIKQATSTSVWWFKKFNEEFPVPGDLAVITNWEGLPKAIVKTTRVEIVKFKEITPEYAIIEGEGDKSLEYWKDVHWKYYSNEMKEHGEIPSEEMEIVCEYFETIG comes from the coding sequence ATGAAAACAATTGAACAATACTGGAAAGAATTTCAGGCAAAGAATCCTTGTTATCTAAAGGAAGAACAGCCGCACTCGTATTACTATTGCGACAACAAAAAGGATGCAGATGAATGTGCGGAATTGGTTGTTCAAGGAATTAAACAAGCCACATCGACCTCTGTTTGGTGGTTTAAAAAATTTAATGAAGAATTTCCGGTTCCCGGGGATCTGGCAGTAATAACCAATTGGGAAGGCCTGCCTAAGGCGATTGTAAAGACAACCCGGGTGGAAATTGTCAAATTTAAAGAAATCACCCCGGAGTATGCAATTATAGAAGGAGAGGGGGATAAGAGTTTGGAATATTGGAAAGATGTCCACTGGAAATACTATTCCAATGAAATGAAGGAACACGGCGAAATACCTTCAGAAGAAATGGAGATTGTTTGCGAATATTTTGAAACAATTGGTTGA
- a CDS encoding MerR family transcriptional regulator, whose product MDFIKQSFSIKDFEYLTGIKAHTIRIWEKRYNILDPERTPTNIRTYSIENLQRILNVSFLNNNGYKISRISKMSHQEAAQLALKVAASKSVQHRAVNSFKIAMLGFNEELFNKTYKQLLATKSFRQIFHEIFLPLLEEIGLLWQTHSIKPVHEHFVSMLIKQKINENIALLEPVNTDSDLYVLFLPENEIHDLGLLFLNYELNFYKQKTIYLGPSFAIKDLKYLLEIHPNPKFISYLTVSPREVADFISEFDAELCQDQPRELNLLGARIQSLDSTKQLPHIKIFKSIPEFINGLD is encoded by the coding sequence ATGGACTTTATCAAACAATCTTTCAGCATAAAAGATTTTGAATACCTTACCGGTATCAAAGCCCATACTATTCGTATCTGGGAGAAACGCTATAATATTCTTGATCCAGAAAGAACTCCTACCAATATAAGAACCTATAGTATTGAAAACCTGCAACGGATTTTGAACGTGAGTTTTTTAAACAATAACGGTTATAAAATTTCAAGGATCTCAAAGATGTCTCACCAGGAAGCTGCACAACTGGCGTTAAAAGTTGCAGCTTCTAAAAGCGTGCAGCACAGGGCAGTTAATTCCTTTAAAATCGCCATGTTGGGATTCAATGAGGAATTATTTAATAAGACCTATAAACAATTACTTGCCACAAAATCCTTTAGACAAATATTTCACGAAATATTCCTGCCCTTACTGGAAGAAATTGGTTTACTATGGCAAACCCATAGTATAAAGCCGGTACACGAACATTTTGTTTCAATGCTTATTAAGCAAAAGATAAATGAAAACATTGCTTTACTGGAGCCAGTGAATACAGACTCAGACCTGTATGTGTTGTTTCTTCCAGAAAATGAAATTCATGACCTTGGGTTGCTTTTTCTTAATTATGAGCTTAATTTTTATAAACAGAAAACTATTTATCTCGGGCCCAGCTTTGCCATTAAGGATCTCAAGTATCTGCTGGAAATTCATCCCAATCCCAAATTTATAAGCTATCTAACGGTATCTCCCAGGGAGGTGGCCGATTTTATAAGTGAATTTGATGCCGAACTTTGTCAGGACCAGCCAAGAGAATTAAACCTGCTGGGCGCACGCATTCAATCTCTTGACAGCACAAAGCAACTTCCTCATATTAAAATTTTCAAGTCTATTCCAGAATTTATTAATGGCCTTGATTAA
- a CDS encoding creatininase family protein — protein MAEGVAIEAARKAWEQGCKPLVLPTIPFGVNTGQMGVKFCLNMMPSTQLVVLKDIVQVLDTHKIDKLVILNAHGGNNFKQMIRELSLIYPKVFICSINWWQVTNSKVYFEEPGDHAGELETAAMMHIAPQLVLPLSEAGEGKSRSFKIKGLKEGWVTAQREWTRVSRDTGVGDPKMATAENGKAFFDKTTDIISGFLEELHIANVNDLYE, from the coding sequence CTGGCCGAAGGGGTTGCCATTGAAGCTGCACGTAAAGCCTGGGAACAGGGATGTAAACCTCTGGTCTTGCCTACAATACCCTTTGGGGTGAATACAGGGCAAATGGGGGTGAAATTTTGCCTTAATATGATGCCTTCCACGCAGTTGGTTGTTTTAAAGGATATAGTCCAGGTATTGGATACCCATAAGATAGATAAGTTGGTTATTCTCAACGCTCACGGGGGGAATAATTTTAAACAGATGATACGGGAGCTAAGCCTGATATATCCAAAGGTTTTTATTTGTTCTATAAACTGGTGGCAAGTGACAAATTCAAAAGTTTATTTTGAAGAGCCCGGGGACCACGCGGGAGAACTTGAAACAGCGGCGATGATGCATATTGCCCCTCAACTGGTCCTGCCTTTAAGTGAGGCAGGCGAAGGAAAATCCCGCTCCTTTAAGATCAAAGGCCTGAAAGAAGGTTGGGTGACCGCCCAGCGGGAATGGACCAGAGTAAGCAGGGATACCGGTGTGGGAGATCCAAAAATGGCTACTGCTGAAAATGGAAAAGCCTTCTTCGATAAAACTACCGATATAATAAGTGGGTTTTTGGAAGAACTCCATATAGCAAATGTTAATGACCTATATGAGTAA
- a CDS encoding glycosyltransferase family 2 protein, translating to MSVFLGLLSILYVFLIGALFYGWKRIAQFSIKDLPAKTGFSIIIPYRNEAGNLPQLFNSLLKLKYPVSLFEILLVNDASRDASREICTTFKQKNPQLRISLLENFRVTGSPKKDAISTAIQNAAFDYIITTDADCEVPELWLQGFNEKIEKTGAELIAGPVMFSPYVFPAKNLRQEKGMKYFKAFQEMDLLSLQVAGAGGFGIGKAFMCNGANLCYNRGAFLKVGGFLGNGEISSGDDVFLLQKFVQHKLKTDFLKSREAIVLTKPEPDLSALISQRIRWAAKTPAYKSWFAKTTGLAVLLMNFSLIVGCVLAFLEIVDYEPILIAFLFKFVSDLLLLYAAAKFFKRKEVLRHYFWSSLVYPFFSTGVAILSIFKKYEWKGRTFKR from the coding sequence ATGAGTGTTTTCCTTGGATTGTTAAGTATACTCTATGTGTTTCTAATAGGAGCATTATTTTATGGGTGGAAAAGGATAGCTCAATTTTCTATTAAGGACCTTCCGGCCAAAACCGGATTTTCAATTATTATACCCTACCGTAATGAAGCGGGAAACTTACCGCAGCTATTCAACTCTTTGTTAAAGCTGAAATATCCCGTATCCCTATTCGAGATACTACTGGTAAATGATGCTTCCCGGGATGCATCACGGGAAATTTGCACGACTTTTAAGCAGAAGAATCCCCAGCTAAGAATAAGCCTGCTGGAAAATTTTCGGGTTACTGGCTCACCCAAGAAGGATGCAATTTCTACCGCTATCCAAAACGCGGCTTTTGATTATATAATCACCACCGATGCCGATTGTGAAGTCCCCGAATTATGGTTGCAGGGTTTTAATGAAAAGATAGAAAAAACAGGAGCTGAATTAATTGCAGGCCCGGTAATGTTCTCACCCTATGTTTTTCCTGCAAAAAATTTACGCCAGGAAAAAGGCATGAAATATTTCAAAGCGTTCCAGGAAATGGACCTACTGAGCCTTCAGGTTGCCGGTGCCGGTGGCTTTGGGATTGGAAAGGCATTTATGTGCAATGGGGCTAATTTATGTTATAATAGAGGCGCATTCCTGAAAGTTGGAGGTTTCCTGGGTAACGGGGAAATTTCAAGTGGAGACGATGTGTTTTTGCTTCAAAAATTTGTTCAGCATAAACTTAAGACCGATTTTTTAAAATCCCGGGAAGCAATAGTGCTAACCAAACCTGAACCCGATCTTAGCGCTCTTATTTCCCAACGCATACGCTGGGCTGCTAAAACACCTGCATATAAAAGTTGGTTTGCCAAAACCACGGGCCTGGCGGTGTTATTAATGAACTTTAGCCTTATAGTCGGGTGCGTGCTCGCGTTTCTGGAAATAGTAGATTACGAGCCCATTCTCATCGCCTTTCTTTTCAAATTTGTATCAGATCTCCTGTTGCTCTACGCAGCGGCAAAATTCTTTAAAAGGAAAGAAGTCCTGCGGCATTATTTCTGGAGTAGCCTGGTGTACCCATTTTTTTCTACTGGGGTAGCAATTTTGTCTATTTTCAAAAAATATGAATGGAAAGGAAGGACATTTAAACGATGA
- the ruvC gene encoding crossover junction endodeoxyribonuclease RuvC: MVKSERIILGIDPGTTIMGFGLIKVENKKMHFLQLNELLLSKYSDPYIKLKLIFERTIELIDTYNPDEIAIEAPFFGKNVQSMLKLGRAQGVAMAAGLSRQIPITEYLPKKIKMAITGNGNASKEQVAKMLQSLLNLKELPKNLDSTDGLAAAVCHFYNSGAVSVGKSYTGWDAFVKQNPNKIK, from the coding sequence TTGGTTAAAAGCGAAAGAATCATTTTAGGTATTGATCCCGGGACTACTATCATGGGTTTCGGACTTATAAAGGTGGAAAATAAGAAGATGCATTTTTTGCAACTCAACGAGTTATTGCTAAGCAAGTACAGCGATCCTTACATCAAACTAAAACTTATTTTTGAACGCACCATTGAACTTATAGATACCTATAATCCCGATGAGATCGCAATTGAAGCGCCTTTCTTCGGTAAAAATGTGCAATCCATGTTAAAGCTGGGAAGAGCCCAGGGAGTAGCGATGGCCGCCGGACTGTCCCGGCAGATCCCCATAACAGAATACCTTCCGAAGAAAATAAAAATGGCCATCACCGGAAACGGAAATGCCAGTAAGGAACAGGTGGCAAAAATGTTACAAAGCCTTCTTAATTTAAAGGAATTGCCCAAGAACCTTGATTCTACAGATGGTTTGGCAGCAGCCGTGTGCCATTTTTACAATTCGGGGGCAGTGAGCGTTGGTAAGAGTTATACAGGTTGGGATGCGTTTGTGAAGCAAAATCCGAATAAAATCAAATGA